Proteins encoded together in one Phalacrocorax aristotelis chromosome 7, bGulAri2.1, whole genome shotgun sequence window:
- the ADPGK gene encoding ADP-dependent glucokinase isoform X3 codes for MQFSVNACVDVVLSGVKLLEALGLEPGNGKNHAVLNSRQDLKEVFAHFMEKGAAAERFFSDAESFHHIAQTASEYPGAQLYVGGNAALIGQKLATNPDLKILLCGPVGPKLHELLDDNVVVPPESMQERDEFHLILEYQAGEEWGQVRAPNANRFIFSHDLSNGALNMLEVFVSSLDEFQPDLVVLSGLHMMEGQSREMRQRRLMEAVASISDIPTDIPIHLELASMTDQDFMSNIMHQVFPLVNSIGLNEQELLFLTQSASGPHASLASWSGVPDVGIVSDILFWILKEHGKTVDRASDLTRIHFHTLAYHILVTVDGYWGNQVAAVAAGARAAGTQACATETIDTSKVFLKAPLEFVTSQTEAPSKIFLNPDKPVVHWHREGISFHFTPVLVCKDPVRTVGLGDAISAEGLLYSEVYPH; via the exons tgTCAATGCCTGCGTAGACGTTGTTCTGTCCGGTGTGAAGTTGTTAGAGGCGCTTGGTCTTGAACCCGGGAATGGAAAAAATCATGCAGTCTTGAACTCCAGACAGGACCTGAAAGAAGTGTTCGCTCACTTCATGGAAAAAGGGGCAGCTGCTGAGCGCTTCTTCAGTGACGCTGAGTCTTTCCATCACATTGCACAGACAGCCTCTGAGTACCCTGGTGCACAG CTCTATGTAGGAGGAAATGCTGCTCTCATTGGTCAGAAGCTTGCAACAAATCCAGACCTGAAG aTTCTCCTTTGCGGCCCAGTTGGCCCTAAACTCCACGAACTACTTGATGACAATGTAGTTGTGCCACCTGAATCCATGCAGGAAAGAGATGAATTCCATCTTATCTTGGAGTATCAAGCAG GTGAAGAGTGGGGACAAGTGAGAGCACCCAATGCCAACCGCTTCATCTTCTCCCATGACCTATCAAATGGCGCCTTAAATATGCTGGAAGTGTTTGTGTCCAGCTTGGATGAATTTCAGCCAGATCTTGTGGTACTTTCAGGGCTTCACATGATGGAAGGCCAGAGTAGGGAGATGCGGCAGAGACGACTTATGGAG GCTGTGGCCTCCATCTCTGACATCCCCACTGACATTCCCATACACCTGGAGCTGGCCAGTATGACTGATCAAGATTTTATGAGCAACATTATGCATCAG GTCTTTCCCCTGGTGAACTCCATTGGGCTGAATGAACAGGAGCTGCTGTTCCTCACGCAGTCTGCCTCTGGTCCCCACGCCTCCCTTGCTTCCTGGAGTGGAGTTCCCGATGTGGGCATAGTCAGCGACATCCTCTTCTGGATCCTGAAGGAGCACGGGAAGACAGTGGACCGGGCCTCTGATCTCACGCGGATCCACTTCCACACCCTGGCCTATCATATCCTTGTCACAGTGGATGGGTACTGGGGCAACCAGgttgctgctgtggctgctggagcTAGAGCAGCAGGGACTCAGGCCTGTGCGACTGAAACCATCGACACCAGCAAAGTCTTTCTTAAAGCTCCTTTAGAGTTTGTGACCTCCCAGACAGAGGCACcttccaaaatctttttgaatCCAGATAAGCCAGTGGTGCATTGGCACAGAGAAGGCATCTCATTCCATTTCACTCCCGTTTTGGTCTGTAAAGACCCTGTCCGGACCGTGGGACTTGGGGATGCTATTTCAGCTGAAGGACTGCTATACTCAGAAGTATATCCTCACTAG
- the ADPGK gene encoding ADP-dependent glucokinase isoform X2 translates to MQFSVNACVDVVLSGVKLLEALGLEPGNGKNHAVLNSRQDLKEVFAHFMEKGAAAERFFSDAESFHHIAQTASEYPGAQLYVGGNAALIGQKLATNPDLKILLCGPVGPKLHELLDDNVVVPPESMQERDEFHLILEYQAGEEWGQVRAPNANRFIFSHDLSNGALNMLEVFVSSLDEFQPDLVVLSGLHMMEGQSREMRQRRLMEAVASISDIPTDIPIHLELASMTDQDFMSNIMHQQVFPLVNSIGLNEQELLFLTQSASGPHASLASWSGVPDVGIVSDILFWILKEHGKTVDRASDLTRIHFHTLAYHILVTVDGYWGNQVAAVAAGARAAGTQACATETIDTSKVFLKAPLEFVTSQTEAPSKIFLNPDKPVVHWHREGISFHFTPVLVCKDPVRTVGLGDAISAEGLLYSEVYPH, encoded by the exons tgTCAATGCCTGCGTAGACGTTGTTCTGTCCGGTGTGAAGTTGTTAGAGGCGCTTGGTCTTGAACCCGGGAATGGAAAAAATCATGCAGTCTTGAACTCCAGACAGGACCTGAAAGAAGTGTTCGCTCACTTCATGGAAAAAGGGGCAGCTGCTGAGCGCTTCTTCAGTGACGCTGAGTCTTTCCATCACATTGCACAGACAGCCTCTGAGTACCCTGGTGCACAG CTCTATGTAGGAGGAAATGCTGCTCTCATTGGTCAGAAGCTTGCAACAAATCCAGACCTGAAG aTTCTCCTTTGCGGCCCAGTTGGCCCTAAACTCCACGAACTACTTGATGACAATGTAGTTGTGCCACCTGAATCCATGCAGGAAAGAGATGAATTCCATCTTATCTTGGAGTATCAAGCAG GTGAAGAGTGGGGACAAGTGAGAGCACCCAATGCCAACCGCTTCATCTTCTCCCATGACCTATCAAATGGCGCCTTAAATATGCTGGAAGTGTTTGTGTCCAGCTTGGATGAATTTCAGCCAGATCTTGTGGTACTTTCAGGGCTTCACATGATGGAAGGCCAGAGTAGGGAGATGCGGCAGAGACGACTTATGGAG GCTGTGGCCTCCATCTCTGACATCCCCACTGACATTCCCATACACCTGGAGCTGGCCAGTATGACTGATCAAGATTTTATGAGCAACATTATGCATCAG CAGGTCTTTCCCCTGGTGAACTCCATTGGGCTGAATGAACAGGAGCTGCTGTTCCTCACGCAGTCTGCCTCTGGTCCCCACGCCTCCCTTGCTTCCTGGAGTGGAGTTCCCGATGTGGGCATAGTCAGCGACATCCTCTTCTGGATCCTGAAGGAGCACGGGAAGACAGTGGACCGGGCCTCTGATCTCACGCGGATCCACTTCCACACCCTGGCCTATCATATCCTTGTCACAGTGGATGGGTACTGGGGCAACCAGgttgctgctgtggctgctggagcTAGAGCAGCAGGGACTCAGGCCTGTGCGACTGAAACCATCGACACCAGCAAAGTCTTTCTTAAAGCTCCTTTAGAGTTTGTGACCTCCCAGACAGAGGCACcttccaaaatctttttgaatCCAGATAAGCCAGTGGTGCATTGGCACAGAGAAGGCATCTCATTCCATTTCACTCCCGTTTTGGTCTGTAAAGACCCTGTCCGGACCGTGGGACTTGGGGATGCTATTTCAGCTGAAGGACTGCTATACTCAGAAGTATATCCTCACTAG